The genomic window TGCTCCAAGCCTGCTGGACAAAGTGGAGTCGGAGGGAACTTCGGCTACATCATCCTCTACCTGTCACCCCACTTCACAAGGACGGTGCCCTTTCTGATAAAAGGAGGTTGGTGTGGTCGTTGCCTTCTCTGTTGTCACGTGAGCACAACTCCTGTTCCTTCCTGATTCAAGCAGGTCTAAGCTGTCTAGGCCCATGGCAGTAGAAAAAAGAGGTCTTGTTAGCAATACCAGGAGCTAGTTCTCATCTACTGCTTAAGGAATTCAGACTTGCTTTCCTCCCAGGCCCCAAATTAGCTGCTTGGGAAAcacaaggttttgttttgggggtggCCCTGAAGTAATTATTGCTTGCAGTGATTGTGGCTTTTTCTTTCCTGAGCAACTACTTTAGGAACTTCTTAGACATTTTGTCTCTAATCCTTTTACCAAACCATTAAGGAATTCTTTGCGAGAATCTTATTGtggttttaaagagaaatgtccagaaaaaaaattaaattttcttcattACCTGTGGAAAAGTAGTAAATTCCCAAGTTGCAGTTATCTAACATGGAGTATCATAGAACTCCACAACTGGTTTAGAGAAAATTGTTAATGTGGTATAGCCAGTAATTAATTGGAAGAAACATGGATATGGAAGCAACAGGGTATAGGCCCTGGAAACCCTCCCCTTCCTGAACTTTCCCTGAACTCTCCCACATGGCCTTGGCATTCACCATACCAAAGGATTCAGTATAATCTttttaactgccctttcactGTGGCCCCATGCCCAACCTCTAACCTAGCCCAGTCCTTCATGGTTACCTTTGGATTGCCAGGCCCTTTCCCACCCTTAATTCTGTCTAGATCCCTCCTCTGTTTCCAGACTCCTTGGTCACTCCTGGATCACATCTAGGTCCTCTCATAGTCTTCCATTTTTGCCTCCATTAAAGTGCTCAGATTcagtctggcccacttgtcaatatgagcatcacaaatgctcagattccttaggAGTCTGGTTCATAGCTGGGAACGTTAAAATCTCCCCTACCCCTACTGATGTTTTAataaatcttgtctctgatgGAAAGAAGGCTTGGATCAGATTCATTTGAGACAGGACCTGCATTGTTTGCCCTTGACTTTCAGAGTTCCTAGAACCCCAAGACCTCAACAGAATCGGAGCACTCAGAAAATCTGAAATCAGGAACTTTCTTTGCTATGTAGTTATTGGTGATGCatcctcaggcaagtcacttcttgaCCTAtgtctaaaatgaagggattatgCTAGACTATTTCTGATGTTACTTCTAgctttaacattctgtgattctatgagttAGGCTCCTTCACTTAAAAGGGATATGTCTCACACCCCTAAGTAAATGTTCTCTGGTAGATTAGGTCAGTGTGATATGATGCATATAGACTCAATCATTGGGCGCTGAAGTTTTCACAATCCAAGCATGAATTAATGTGTTTCACCATAGTTAAAGGCTAAAATTATCCTCTAAATGAGGACCTCATTCTCTGTGATTTTGAAAGGAAGATGAATTCTACCCTATCCCCTGCCTACAGTATGGAACTTAGGGTAATACCCTGTTTAGAAATTGTCTTGTTCAACCAATTTCTTGTCCAACCAATTTCTCTTAGTGGATAGAAATTCCTTTCTGGGAATACAGAGATAAAGGCCCTACAAAGGCAATGTTGACTTGAAAATATTTGAGGACTGTTCTAAGACAGATAAACACTAATACATAGGAGGGCTGTTAGCACAGGTTTACTCTTGATCtagtcagacaggaaagacactaagacaGCTTTGAAAGGGTTAACAATCTTACTGTATTCTACTCTAGTTTTCTCACaagggttgctgataatgggagcaccagcccctacagcattccctaatcacccttttTGCAGGGGCTGGTGAGAAGAGGGGGCAGCTACCCCTCTTCTCTCGAGGGGATCAATCGAAATACCCACAGCCTTAATGGGGGCCAGTCGAGGCACACACAGATTTTCCCCAGACTTGATGGGGGctgatcaaggcacacacagcattctaGCTTGTGCGTTCAAacctaagggttccccattcactgaccagtgcccacctgcttgatagggcaacagacaaagaaggcatgcTGCCAGCAATAGTCTCACAAGTCTACGTCACCTcctccctgtatctcactgcacaATCGCAATAGATATTTACAATTTAAGCACAGATGTTTATATTacttatcattatataatgctgtgCAAGCGAGGcagagatgttttgaaccataattaTGTGAACTCATATATGATGTCTGGGAAAAAAGAGTGTTATGGCtgtggatcctgggaaactaaaaataacaaaaatccactttaCTCACCCTGAAATCCATCATGCTTActctaaaatccaccttacttacaacTGATcagtagagaaataaattttttttttaatgtttttggaTCTCAGACTCAGCCCTAGACTGTCACTTACCTTGCTTTCCTGGTAGGTTTTAGCTAGGCACCGAGCACTCAGTAGTTTCTCGTCTTTTCCTAACCTTTCTTTTTAACCCACTGCTTGTTTGGTCTCTGCTCTCTGTGATGAAGTGACTGCATTGGTAAATGATGTCTTTTCTGATGTAAAACCGCTAGGGTCAGAGTGCCTTGGGAAGTAGAGGTGTAACAGTGCGCTAAGGGGTATGGTCAGGGTCAGAGTGCCTTGGGAAGTAGAGGTGTAACAGTGCACTAAGGGGTATGGTCAGGGTCAGAGTGCCTTGGGAAGTAGACGTGTAACAGTACGCTAAGGGGTGTGGTCAGGGTCAGAGTGCCTTGGGAAGTAGAGGTGTAACAGTGCGTTAAGGGGTATGGTCAGGGTCAGAGTGCCTTGGGAAGTAGACGTGTAACAGTACGCTAAGGGGTATGGTCAGGGTCAGAGTGCCTTGGGAAGTAGAGGTGTAACAGTGCGTTAAGGGGTATGGTCAGGGTCAGAGTGCCTTGGGAAGTAGAGGTGTAACAGTGCGTTAAGGGGTATGGTCAGGGTCAGAGTGCCTTGGGAAGTAGAGGTGTAACAGTGCGTTAAGGGGTATGGTCAGGGTCAGAGTGCCTTGGGAAGTAGAGGTGTAACAGTGCGCTAAGGGGTATGGTCAGGGTCAGAgtgccttgggaagtaggtgtgTAACAGTGCGCTAAGGGGTGTGGTCAGGGTCAGAGTGCCTTGGGAAGTAGAGGTGTAACAGTGCGCTAAGGGGTATGGTCAGTGCTGCTTCTCCCGGGCAGCTGCCACAGTGAATTTTGTTATCCCCTTTACACAGTGAGCTGAAGAGAcatttgaaagatgagaaggGGCTCAGTGAGAAGCAGCTGATTCAAGCCCCTGCCACCAGTCACCCTGTTGACCATGCTGTGCCCGCTGATGAGGAGAGCCTAGATCCACATGTGAGTGTCCTGTATCCCAGCTCGCCAGTGTTAGAGCTGGCCACCTCTCTGACTCCACTCAGCCATACAAGTCAGAGTAGAAGGTAGAATACCATTCTTTGGATCTCCTAAGGGAGAGTGACTCAAAGAAATAAGCACAGTAAGAGTTTTGACTTGCCACTGGTCCCTTCAGATATTTTTAAGCCTACtgattaattgaatgaatgaacatttatcaagtagtgtgtgtcaagcactgtgctaaaataAAATGCGAACAATGATAATATCATTTATTTATCGGAAAGAAGGggtcaagtgtgtgtgtgtgtcctataGAAATTAACCAACAAAAATGATGTTCCAGAGTATTTCTGTTAATTCACACAAACTGAGTGAGCTTCATGTGAATAAACTTAACTGTTTCCCTCTAAAATGATGAATTTTCTCCAACGTTGACAGTTTTTCTCTCATTCTGTACGTTGAGAAACAAGATCTACAAATAAACCAAGACACATGAATTTTTCAGAGTGGGAGCCAGTGACTTGTAAATCTTCTGACATATTTGGTAGAAGATCTCAAGGCAAGAAAATGAAAGTGACTGACAGTGTACATGGAGGAGAGAGAGTAGAAggttaagaaagggaaaaacaaaagctGAACAGCAGGGTGAGGCTGTATGTGTTTTAGAATTGAAACAGTGACCCTCAAATCTGAAAGGATGCCCAAAGCAATCTATTGGAGAAGAAAGTTGAGAATTGCTGGTCTTAATAATGGATTCTttggaacaatttggaactattcccaaaaactgtgcataacctttgatgcagcaataccactatggaggtctgtatcccaaagagattttttaaaaagacagaaaaggaaatttttgtacaaaatatttatagcagctctttttctggtgactaagaattggaaagtgaggggatgtcTCGtgagttgggaaatggctgaacaagttgtggtatgtgattatgataaaGCATTATTGTGCCTATGCAAAATGACAAgcgggatgatttcagaaaaatctggagagGCTTCTGTGAaatgatgccaagtgaagtgagcgagatcaggaaaacactgtatacagtcacagcaatattgtatgatgaactatgaatgatttagctattggCAGCAaagcagtgatccaagacagtctcAGAGGACTCAGATGAAGCATgctgtccaccttcagagaaagaactgatgttgtctgaattttttccttccttcttcctccttccttccttccttccttctttctttctttcgtccttttttcctttctttccagtcttcttgtataaaatgactaacACAGACTCGTTGGACATgagtgcacatgtataacctatattgaattgcgggaagaatagaatttggaatcccaaactttaaaaaaagtacttTTGAAACATATATATCCTCTTTGATGGGCCCATGAATCAGCCTCGGAGAAGTGGTTGAGGGAGCAAAGAGAGCCCGTGAGGCCCTCCTCGAGGGCCCGGGCTGCTTCCCCATTCCCAGGATGTAGTAGAAGCTTGAGTAATTGATCGATCATTTCCAATATGAACCTGATTGAACACATTGAACTCCGAGCTGGGTCCCTTCAGTGAGAACAGTTTTTGTCCTtagttcaggcctttatcacctttCACCTGCGGTGTTGTGAAGGCTTGATTGGTCATCCTGTTTCTTCTTGAGCCAATCCATCATCCCATCTGCCACACTATTCCTAAAACAgtcattccacaagcatttattatgtgctggTCCCTGGGGATAGAGATTCAAAAGCAAGACAGTCTGTGTTTTCAAGGAGCCCTCTGTCTGCTGGGAAGCTATAATGTGTTCACAGAGGAGTAAATCATGAGTAAGTATGACATGTTTATGTACTTTGCAGGGGCTCAGAGCAGTAACATTAAGGGAATCAGGGGAAGGCCTTTAGAAAGAGGTGGCATTTTAGAGGAGGCTTGAGGGGAGCTCAGGGTTCCATGaggcagagaagagaggggagagaatatgGTCTCTGCAAAGGTGGAGAGGCTGGAGGCAGAAGGCCTTCAGTGGTCCAGGCTGCCTGGAAGGTCAGGTGTGTGAGCAGGGGAGGAGGAGTGGGCTGCTGCCTGGAAAGAGGGGTGCAACCTGACTGTGAGAGGTTTCTGATGCCAATGgagcaattcacattttttcccaaCAGCAGTGTACATGTTGCCCCCTTTATTCAGATCTTTTTGGGAGCTCTCTTGcctctggaataaaataaaaatcctcaGTCTGGCAAAAGCCCTTTGAACCCTGGCTCCCAcagacctttccagtcttataccaTATCACCCCCTTTCATGTTCTGTTACCCATAGATAACATTTCATCTTCTACCTTGGATATGTTTTATTGCAGCAATATTACAAGATCCGCAGCCAGGCAATCGAGCAGCTCAAGGTCAGTGGAGACAACCCCTACCCACACAAGTTCCATGTGGACACCTCACTCACCCACTTCATCAGGCAATATAATCATTTACAACCAGGCGACCACCTGACTGATGTCACCTTGAGAGTGGCAGGTAGGTAATCCTCTCCTGTCAGGTCATAGCATGCGCTAAACTCCCATTATGGAGGCAGCTGGTCTCAGAGTGCACacactgctgggcctggagtcaggaagacctgagttcaaatccagcctcagatacttactagcagtgtgaccctgggcaagtcctctgcttgcctcagtttcctcaactataaaatggggatgacaatagtacctgcctcactatcaaatgagatgatatttgtaaaagcatttagcacacagcctggcatgtaataggctCCATATAAAGGCTGATTGCCTCCTTCCCATTATAAAGTCTTCTGTGACCCAGTATAATGGACACAGTAGAGAATGTCCTTCCCTTATAGAGTCCCTTACAGTCTGAAGTCTGatttgggaaaaggaagaaatcagtCTGCTAGGaacatctctcctcttcctcttcgtAGAGGAATATAAGCTAATCCTAAGGTATCAGATGATGGTAAGAggggaagtgaaaaaaaatctatgaaagaGAGATCTAGATTCAGGGAAAGCAGCATCATCTGCAGAATGCCCATTGAATAATATATGCACCCTGTTTGAGGAATTACTCTCATTAGATAGTGGTCTTCTGTACCCTTAAGACCAGTGCATCTCCTTCACAGCTTTAGGTTTAGGAGAAGTGGAATTGATCAGTTGGTGTGGCCTCTGACTGAGGTCCCTGCTTCTAGGTAAGGGCCACTGATGTTCTCCTGAGCATGAGGGAGAATGTTtctctgaaacctcagatggggaaaatgttccCCTCTGTGCCTTGCTCTGCAAAGGGAGGGAAGCATTTGGCATTAAGGTCCCAGGGAAGGCAGTAGTGAGACAGCAGGGCTTTTGCTACTTACAGGTCGTGTCCATGCAAAACGGTCTGCAGGGAAAAAGCTTCTCTTTTATGATATTCGAGGAGAGGGAGTCAAGCTGCAGGTCAAGGCCACCTCCAGGTACATCCAGCTACCAGCCCAGCATGTGGAAGGTTTAGAGATGTTCTTGGTCTGATTTTCGTAATCCTGTTCTCTAAAACTGGTAAGGTGAGCAGAGCTCAGGTCATTCAGTGACTAGAATTTATTGGATGTGTGGATGGAGAGATCAGTAAACAATAAAGGGAAAAATCCTGCCCTTGGTTAGTTTGTAATAATAACAatggctagcatttctatagcatttaagttttataaagagctttgcaaaagaTGCTGCAAGGGGCAACCTTACATTGCTTAGGATTTTAGTGAGTGGCCAGGGTGAGAACATGATCATCTTGAACTTGGGCTAGTGTGTACTGAATTGATTGTCCCTTCCCCTCAGGAATTATAAATCAGAAgaagaattttttcatataaataacaAACTTCGACGGGGAGACATTATTGGGGTTCAGGGGAATCCAGGGAAGACTAAGAGGGGAGAGCTGAGCATCATTCCCCATGAGATTACACTCCTGTCACCGTGTCTTCATATGTTGCCTCACCTTCATTTTGGCCTCAAAGACAAGGTGAGCTCCTGGTGCCTCCTCCCTCTGAATCCAGCCCTTTTTAGggcttattttgttcttttacGACCTCTAGGCATTCCTGTTCTTAGGCCTGTGGTCTCACATCTGCATTTTGTTTCAGGATGTGCTGGCTTGCTAACTACTGTGTTTGTTTCTTAAAGGAAACACGTTATCGTCAACGATACTTAGACTTGATCCTGAATGACTTTGTGAGACAGAAGTTCATCACCCGCTCCAAAATAATTACCTACATAAGGAGCTTTCTTGATGAGCTGGGCTTcctggaggtgaggaaggagtctTTTgtaacatttattcagacattcctAATGTGTGCTTTCCCCATATTCCCTATTCCTTCCTGGGGATTGCTGTATGTCAGTAACCTCCAATTCCAGCTGAAGGTAGTCCCTTCTCTGTCACTGTCCTCATTCCCCCATGTTTCCATAATTCCCCAAGTACTAGCACAGGACCTGACTTTCCAGGGTGGCATTCACACAAGGAGCAGGCATGCTGGCTTGAGGAGGTGACTGGTAGACATGCTAAAGGGTCTGGCCTGACTTTCATGGACTGGGCAGTTCTAGGCTGCAAGGCTGGTGGCATTTTTAGCCCTTTAGTAGGAAGTAAGAGCCAAACTTTTATGAAGAATACTTCTACGTAGGCCCTGAAGCTTgttttctaacacaggaaatgatAAGCTTAGAGTGAACAACAGAAGTCCCGTGCCTTTGCTCTCCTTTGTGCTGTGGTCaagtttctctttctccttccagatTGAAACCCCTATGATGAACTTCATCCCCGGCGGAGCAGTGGCCAAACCCTTTGTCACCTACCACAAGGAGCTGGACATGAACTTGTTCATGAGAATTGCCCCAGAGCTCTATCACAAGGTCAGAAAACCATAGGCTCTTTACCTTGGTGAAAGGGCCGCCCAGTCATGGGCAATATGGTGCAGAAATCAGCTTGACCAGAGTGGCTTGGAGCCTTGCATGTAGCTCCCGGAGCTGCACTGCCATTGCTCCTGTCTTCTGAGCTTAATCTCGAATCACTGACTGCCTCATGGACATCGGAAATGGATATGTCTTGTCCATCTTATCCATCTCAGCTGAACATGTCTAAGATAGGACTCATTCTCTTCCATCCTATGCCCACCCCTCTTCCTAAGTCTCCATTCTGTTGAGGGTTTCACCATCCTTCCAGGCCCACAGGTTTGTGACTTTAAAGATATCCTCAACTCTTCATCCTCCCTCACCCCAGAATCCTGTCAGTTGTCAGGTCTTATCAGTTCTTCCTCCAGATCTCCCTCATGTCTCTGCACCTCTCTCTACTTACACAGCCCCGACCCGGCCTGGGACTTCCTGGCCTTCTCATCGATTTCTCTGCCTCAAGCCTCTTctttctaatccatcttccatgcACTTCCCAAGTGGTGTTACTTAAATAAATGTCTGACCACGTCACTCCCCCATTCAGaaaactctagtggctccttattgccctAGGATAAAAGAAAACCTCTTCTTAGggcatttaaaatctttcaccTTCTGGCTCCAGCCTCTTTCCAGGCTCATTACACATGATTCCCCTTCACCCATTCTTCAGTTCTAGATCAGCTGACTAGCTAGTGTTcacattccatctcttgccttTGCATAAGCCTAGAATCCCCTGCTCCTTCTTACCTGCCTCCTGGCTCTCTGACTGCTGCTGCCTTCCCCTTGATTGCTTCAGCTCctcttgccttccccctccaccccaaTTACTTGGTAGATAGTTTGTATTTAAATGTATTCATGGCATTTTTCCTGGCGGAACATATGTCCCTTAATGACTGGGCCTGTTAAGTTTTGCACCTCGTACAGCACCTGCCACAGAGGAGGCatctaataaattcttgttgttttattgattgaATAGACAATGAGAGTGAGGACAAGAAAGTGATGtccagaggaaggaggaaagagtatATCTCCTTTTAGGATTTTTCCTTAAGATCTGCttgttgcttctttttcttttttctttttttgtcactcAACACATTTAATAATCAAATACAGTTGAATATGTCGTCAAATCCAAAAGACCCTAGGGAAGTTTGAGGGTTAATCCATAATTTATTAAGACCAACCCAGCCACAAGTTATAACCTTGGATGTTTCATGTGGGTGCCACATAGCACCTATGCATACTTTATCATGAACTTTAAATCATCTGTAGAGTTTTATAGTCTTCCAGTTCCAAATGtttaattttccatttccatctcctGGTATCACATAGCTCATATCTGGGGAAAAGTCCACCTGACAAGCATAGCCTGCCACCATGTTCTCTTTAAACATGTTTTTCTTATTCAATCTGAATCAGTTTTGTGCTCTGAAAATTAAAATCTGATTGTCCATGGACTGACATGCCAGCCACTTCCCATTCAGAGACTGTCACTGCAGGCATTGAATGCATACTGGGTTCTGCTATGTATTTGAAATCTACAGGAATGTCCTATTCCCAAACATGTAGACTCTTGTCATCAGAAGTGCTCACAAACCACCTATTCTCATCCACAAACACCATGGTGTTGACAGTTCCCAAATGCCTATCATATTCTTGCACAATCTCCTCACTTCTGATGTCCCATTGTACAATCTTTTTATCTGACATTCCAGTCACAAAAAGattctgtttgtcttcatcaGTATTGAACTTGACACAATAAAGTACTTTCTGGTTTGTAAATCTTGATATACACTGACCTGTCTCAGTGTCTCAGAGCTTAATACACCTGTCATACGCTACACTGAGGAACAGAAGTCCTACACCATTAAAGCAGATATCCCTCACAGCCTTATTGTGACCAACAGATGTTCGCAAACTGCACCGATCTCCATAAACTTCCCATAACTTAATTTTGCAGTCCCAGCAACAGATGGCCAGAAAGAGGAAACAGCCTGACGGCACTGACACCCTCTGTATGTCCACACCAAATATGGATCTGTTTTTTGGGAAGATAACATTTCTCAGGTGATACCGTAGAATGGAGATTAACACATCTTGAGGAACATGAAGATAAGACCTGTTCTGAtagtcatacatttctttgacacataaaatggtcttttcttCCCCAGGTTTGTCTCCCTCACGTTTGCCTTTCTTTTGCCTCGTGGCTGTGATTTCATCtaattctttctgttcttctgAAGGTTTAGCCACTTCTTTTTCACCTACATATTTTGCCCAAGGTCCTAAGAAACCATCAATATTTGATGTATCA from Notamacropus eugenii isolate mMacEug1 chromosome 1, mMacEug1.pri_v2, whole genome shotgun sequence includes these protein-coding regions:
- the LOC140521468 gene encoding lysine--tRNA ligase-like, with the protein product MLKLIRGPLLQACWTKWSRRELRLHHPLPVTPLHKDGALSDKRSELKRHLKDEKGLSEKQLIQAPATSHPVDHAVPADEESLDPHQYYKIRSQAIEQLKVSGDNPYPHKFHVDTSLTHFIRQYNHLQPGDHLTDVTLRVAGRVHAKRSAGKKLLFYDIRGEGVKLQVKATSRNYKSEEEFFHINNKLRRGDIIGVQGNPGKTKRGELSIIPHEITLLSPCLHMLPHLHFGLKDKETRYRQRYLDLILNDFVRQKFITRSKIITYIRSFLDELGFLEIETPMMNFIPGGAVAKPFVTYHKELDMNLFMRIAPELYHKMLVVGGIDRVYEIGRQFRNEGIDLTHNPEFTTCEFYMAFADYHDLMEITEKMISGMVKNITGSYKVTYHPDGPEGQAYDIDFTPPFRKISMVEELEKALGMKLPETSDFETEETRKILDDICVERSVECPPPRTTARLLDKLVGEFLEVTCINPTFICDHPQIMSPLAKWHRSKNGLTERFELFVMKNEICNAYTELNDPVRQRQLFEEQAKAKAAGDDEAMIMDDSFCTALEYGLPPTAGWGMGIDRLTMLLTDSHSIKEVLLFPAMKPENKKENPANTGLPKGPSIITDS